In one window of bacterium HR17 DNA:
- the xcpT_1 gene encoding Type II secretion system protein G, with translation MSSQQRRRRKALTLIELVVVMVILVLLASIATTIVIRRIEDGRRTKALMDIKTMETALDLYKADTGSYPTTEQGLEALIAPPTTPPVPAKWNGPYLKQRQVPLDPWGNPYQYESDGENYVLFSVGKDGQPNTDDDVRPD, from the coding sequence ATGTCGTCGCAACAGCGTCGTCGGCGAAAAGCCCTAACGCTCATTGAGTTGGTCGTGGTTATGGTCATTTTGGTGTTGCTGGCGTCTATTGCCACGACCATCGTCATTCGCCGTATTGAGGACGGACGGCGCACTAAAGCGCTCATGGACATCAAGACCATGGAAACCGCCTTGGACCTTTACAAAGCCGATACAGGCAGTTACCCGACGACCGAGCAAGGTTTGGAAGCGCTGATCGCACCACCCACGACGCCGCCAGTGCCAGCGAAATGGAACGGTCCCTATCTCAAGCAGCGGCAAGTGCCATTGGATCCGTGGGGCAACCCCTATCAATACGAGAGCGACGGTGAAAACTATGTGTTGTTTTCCGTTGGCAAGGATGGGCAACCGAACACGGATGATGATGTGCGTCCCGATTAA
- the lsrD gene encoding Autoinducer 2 import system permease protein LsrD, whose protein sequence is MARWALLLLIWLVAISAFGIRTPEFVRPTNLLEMTRQFTEVAVMALPMTALLIAGGIDLSVASVLAMATVIVGWSYRAGVPLTIGVPLALLGGALMGAVNGACIAYLRLPPIIVTLATMALFRGLAMGVTGGGKVSGFPRAFLAIGQDQWLGIVPVQLPLLLTLAALTWFVLHQTVWGRHIYAVGAGEEAARFSGVPVEATKLGLYVASGLFAALAGVLYVARFNTAKADAYLGAELDVITAVLLGGTPLTGGEGSLTGTLLALLLLCTLRRGLDMAQIGTEQQAILTGALLILAVALGQKRR, encoded by the coding sequence ATGGCGCGATGGGCACTCCTTTTGCTTATTTGGCTGGTAGCGATCAGCGCCTTTGGCATACGGACGCCGGAGTTTGTGCGTCCGACCAACTTGTTGGAAATGACCCGCCAGTTCACTGAAGTTGCCGTCATGGCGCTGCCGATGACAGCGTTGCTGATCGCTGGCGGCATTGACCTTTCTGTGGCGTCCGTTTTGGCGATGGCGACAGTCATTGTCGGCTGGAGTTACCGCGCTGGTGTCCCCCTCACCATCGGCGTGCCGCTGGCGTTGCTGGGCGGGGCGTTGATGGGAGCAGTCAACGGCGCCTGCATCGCTTACCTGCGGTTGCCGCCCATCATCGTCACGCTGGCGACGATGGCGCTCTTTCGTGGGTTGGCAATGGGCGTGACAGGGGGCGGAAAGGTGAGTGGGTTTCCCCGCGCCTTTTTGGCGATCGGGCAAGACCAATGGTTGGGCATCGTGCCTGTCCAACTGCCGTTGTTGCTCACGCTGGCAGCGCTGACTTGGTTTGTGCTCCACCAGACGGTGTGGGGGCGACACATTTACGCCGTCGGCGCCGGCGAGGAAGCAGCGCGCTTTTCAGGGGTGCCCGTTGAAGCGACCAAATTGGGGCTGTATGTCGCCAGCGGGCTGTTCGCAGCGTTAGCAGGCGTGCTCTATGTCGCCCGATTTAACACGGCAAAAGCCGACGCCTACTTAGGCGCTGAACTGGATGTCATCACCGCTGTCTTGTTAGGCGGCACGCCGCTGACGGGCGGCGAAGGTTCGCTGACCGGCACGCTGTTGGCGCTGTTGTTGCTATGCACCTTGCGGCGGGGCTTGGACATGGCGCAAATCGGAACGGAGCAGCAAGCCATCCTGACGGGCGCGTTGCTCATCCTCGCCGTCGCCCTTGGACAAAAGCGACGGTGA
- the phhB gene encoding Putative pterin-4-alpha-carbinolamine dehydratase: MEDKTPIAGGELQQSLEGLDGWVISITKRFRFEKWSDITRFMQHLADTIAATNHHPDVTLDTGSKSVIVTVTTHSERTVTRADLEFARRLNEFRPGE, from the coding sequence ATGGAGGACAAAACGCCTATCGCTGGAGGCGAACTTCAACAGTCCCTGGAAGGGTTAGACGGCTGGGTCATTAGCATCACCAAGCGCTTCCGCTTTGAGAAGTGGAGCGACATCACCCGGTTCATGCAGCACCTCGCCGACACCATCGCTGCTACCAACCACCACCCCGATGTCACGCTGGACACGGGCAGCAAGTCCGTTATCGTCACTGTGACGACTCACAGCGAGCGCACGGTCACCCGCGCTGACTTGGAGTTCGCCCGGCGTTTAAACGAGTTCCGCCCTGGCGAATAA
- the epsF_1 gene encoding Type II secretion system protein F: MTVTTRAPASATPRRRRRRRVSFQDLTVMTRQLASLVGGGLTLMQAIDALIEHTENDTLAAALTQVREELRSGGTFAEALAKHPRLFSPLYVSIVRAGEVSGELPRVLNWLADYMEREQTRRTQIRSALAYPILLSVVMVGALAFLLIFLVPRYAALFAEMGQSLPLPTQILLTVSGALARWWWLVALAVLATVYLYRTARRTVRGRWVTDLWKLRLPLFGRLHLKSAVGRMARALSVLLMGGVPVLEALGVVREVVSNEVLAQALDEMRQRVREGERLADHLRRSGVFPPLLTRLVAVGEETGSLPQALTTVADTLDLEVDSALKALVALLEPALILLLGTVVGFVVISLLMAVFQLNALVR, encoded by the coding sequence ATGACCGTGACGACACGAGCGCCCGCTTCAGCGACACCGCGCCGGCGCCGCCGACGCCGCGTCAGTTTTCAAGACCTGACGGTCATGACGCGGCAACTTGCCAGTTTAGTCGGCGGCGGGTTGACTTTGATGCAAGCAATTGACGCCCTAATTGAACACACGGAAAACGACACGCTTGCCGCTGCCCTCACGCAGGTGCGCGAGGAGTTGCGCAGCGGCGGCACTTTTGCTGAGGCGTTGGCGAAACACCCACGCCTGTTTAGCCCGCTGTATGTCAGCATCGTTCGTGCGGGCGAAGTGAGCGGTGAATTGCCTCGCGTGCTCAACTGGTTGGCGGATTACATGGAACGGGAGCAAACCCGCCGCACCCAAATTCGTTCCGCTCTCGCTTATCCGATTTTGCTGTCGGTCGTCATGGTTGGCGCGTTGGCGTTTCTGCTGATTTTCCTTGTCCCGCGTTATGCGGCGTTGTTCGCTGAGATGGGGCAATCGTTGCCGTTGCCGACGCAAATTTTGCTCACGGTTTCAGGTGCCCTCGCGCGTTGGTGGTGGCTGGTAGCCCTCGCCGTTCTCGCTACCGTTTATCTCTACCGCACAGCGCGGCGCACGGTGCGAGGGCGGTGGGTCACAGATCTGTGGAAGTTGCGTCTGCCCCTGTTCGGGCGATTGCATCTAAAGTCGGCGGTCGGGCGCATGGCGCGGGCGTTGTCCGTGTTGCTGATGGGTGGGGTGCCCGTGCTGGAAGCGTTGGGGGTTGTGCGGGAAGTCGTCAGCAATGAGGTGCTGGCACAAGCGTTGGACGAAATGCGCCAACGCGTCCGCGAAGGGGAACGACTCGCCGACCATTTGCGCCGCAGCGGCGTTTTCCCGCCTTTGCTCACCCGCCTCGTCGCCGTCGGCGAGGAGACCGGCAGTTTGCCTCAAGCCCTGACGACTGTCGCCGACACGCTGGATTTAGAGGTAGATAGCGCCCTCAAAGCCTTGGTGGCGTTGTTAGAACCTGCGCTTATTTTGCTCTTGGGCACAGTCGTCGGTTTCGTCGTCATCTCACTGCTCATGGCAGTGTTTCAATTGAACGCTCTCGTGCGGTGA
- a CDS encoding putative ABC transporter ATP-binding protein: MTQFVRLLRYLKPYRWQIAVGLLCLLLATPAQLFHPLVWKFIVDEVIVRREVGLLLPALLVMVAVHLVGAGLSALRTYLLGVVGQRFVYDLRNELYRKLQSHSLRFFHERRSGDLIARVIGDVDTLQEIAINGVDNIIANALQFVGVAGIVVALNWKVGTLTLLPMLGVAAMVWLFNARIRGLYRRIRDRLGDVSAKLQENLLGMLVIKAFARELYELQRFEQENRRYLDESIKGVIARTVYFPAVFTVGFFSSVVMIGVGALFVLRGEFTIGGLVAYRGYWWQLFSPVFSLAQINEMVQRAIASASRVFEILDAPLEITDAPDAVALTEVRGHIVFDRVTFAYDDKNVVLRDVSFEVLPGQKVGIVGPSGAGKSTILALLLRLYEPQQGRILLDGYDLRQVTQESLRRHCAIVTQEPFLFNDTVRNNIRYGRLDATDDELVAAAKLANAHEFIEELPNGYDTVVGERGVRLSGGQKQRLCIARAFLADPKILLLDEATASVEPESEAVIQATLERLMEGRTTVIVSHRLSMVRDCDLILVVQDGQIVERGTHDALMANGGWYARMYRLQMGMETSLSSFPHEQM, encoded by the coding sequence ATGACGCAGTTCGTGCGGTTGCTGCGCTACTTGAAGCCTTATCGGTGGCAGATTGCCGTCGGGTTGTTGTGCCTGCTGTTGGCGACGCCCGCGCAACTGTTTCACCCGCTTGTCTGGAAGTTCATCGTGGACGAGGTGATCGTTCGCCGCGAGGTCGGTTTGCTCCTCCCCGCCTTGCTGGTCATGGTCGCTGTGCACCTTGTCGGCGCAGGGTTGTCAGCGCTGCGGACTTATCTTTTGGGCGTCGTCGGGCAGCGCTTTGTCTACGACTTGCGCAACGAACTCTACCGCAAACTGCAAAGCCACTCGCTCCGCTTCTTCCATGAGCGGCGCAGCGGCGATTTGATCGCCCGCGTCATCGGCGATGTGGACACGCTGCAGGAAATCGCCATCAACGGCGTGGATAACATCATCGCCAACGCCTTGCAATTTGTCGGTGTGGCAGGCATCGTCGTTGCACTCAACTGGAAAGTTGGGACGCTGACTTTGCTGCCGATGTTGGGCGTGGCGGCGATGGTGTGGTTGTTCAACGCCCGCATTCGTGGGCTATATCGGCGCATCCGCGACCGGCTGGGTGATGTCTCGGCGAAATTGCAGGAAAACTTGCTGGGCATGTTAGTCATCAAAGCCTTTGCCCGCGAACTTTACGAACTGCAGCGGTTTGAGCAGGAAAACCGCCGCTACTTGGACGAAAGCATCAAAGGCGTCATCGCCCGCACCGTTTACTTCCCCGCCGTTTTCACCGTCGGCTTTTTCTCCAGCGTCGTGATGATCGGCGTCGGGGCGCTGTTCGTTTTGCGGGGTGAATTCACCATCGGCGGGTTGGTCGCCTATCGGGGCTATTGGTGGCAGTTGTTTTCGCCCGTCTTTTCGCTGGCGCAAATCAACGAGATGGTGCAGCGGGCAATCGCGTCGGCGTCCCGCGTCTTTGAGATTTTGGACGCACCGCTGGAAATCACCGATGCGCCTGACGCCGTCGCCCTGACCGAAGTGCGTGGGCACATCGTTTTTGACCGTGTGACTTTCGCCTACGACGACAAAAATGTCGTCCTACGCGATGTCAGTTTTGAGGTGTTGCCGGGGCAAAAGGTCGGCATCGTCGGTCCATCGGGGGCGGGCAAGAGCACGATTTTAGCGTTGCTGTTGCGCCTGTATGAGCCGCAGCAAGGGCGCATTTTACTGGACGGCTACGACCTACGGCAAGTCACGCAGGAGAGTTTGCGCCGCCATTGCGCCATCGTCACGCAAGAGCCCTTTTTGTTCAACGACACGGTGCGCAACAACATCCGCTATGGGCGCTTGGACGCGACCGACGACGAACTCGTGGCGGCAGCGAAATTGGCAAACGCCCACGAGTTCATTGAGGAGTTGCCCAACGGCTACGACACTGTCGTCGGTGAGCGGGGCGTTCGGCTGTCAGGCGGTCAAAAGCAGCGCCTTTGCATCGCCCGCGCCTTCCTCGCTGACCCCAAAATTTTGCTGCTGGACGAAGCGACAGCCTCTGTGGAACCCGAAAGCGAAGCCGTCATTCAAGCGACTTTGGAGCGGTTGATGGAAGGGCGGACGACCGTTATCGTTTCCCACCGGTTGTCTATGGTGCGCGATTGTGACTTGATTTTGGTCGTGCAGGACGGGCAAATCGTGGAGCGGGGCACGCACGACGCGTTGATGGCGAACGGTGGCTGGTATGCCCGCATGTATCGGCTTCAGATGGGGATGGAAACTTCGCTGAGTTCGTTCCCGCACGAGCAGATGTGA
- the iolX_1 gene encoding scyllo-inositol 2-dehydrogenase (NAD(+)), translating into MRSVRIGFIGCGGIATLHMNNLSRIEGVELVAFCDVDEGRANAAAEKFKGVAYTDHRAMLARERLDAVYICLPPNAHTDQEILAAQAGVAVFVEKPVARTLDKALEVREAIQKSGVINAVGYHFRYFDGTEIAQERLRGKTIGMVMGYWMGGLPGTYWWRRLEMSGGQIVEQTTHIFDLARYLVGEIVQVSAATALRALHDVPDLNVPDVGVVNVWFQNGAVGCIANTCLLKMGYTTGLHILTPDLIAEITWSGVKFIEPYRTEEIRHQRNGHFYESVVFVEAVRTKNQALIRSDYADAVKTLAATLAALESADKGGVPVEVPRL; encoded by the coding sequence TTGCGTTCGGTGCGAATTGGCTTCATCGGTTGTGGCGGCATTGCCACGCTGCACATGAACAACCTCAGCCGCATTGAAGGTGTAGAGTTGGTGGCGTTCTGCGATGTGGACGAAGGACGGGCAAACGCGGCAGCGGAAAAGTTCAAGGGTGTCGCTTACACCGACCATCGGGCGATGCTAGCGCGGGAGCGGTTGGACGCCGTTTACATTTGCCTCCCACCCAATGCGCACACTGACCAAGAAATCCTCGCCGCCCAAGCGGGTGTCGCTGTGTTCGTGGAAAAGCCTGTCGCCCGCACGCTGGATAAAGCGCTGGAGGTGCGGGAGGCTATCCAGAAATCTGGCGTCATCAATGCCGTCGGTTACCATTTCCGCTACTTTGACGGCACGGAAATCGCGCAAGAGCGGCTGAGGGGCAAAACGATCGGCATGGTCATGGGCTATTGGATGGGCGGGTTGCCAGGCACCTATTGGTGGCGACGGTTGGAGATGTCGGGCGGGCAAATCGTAGAGCAAACGACCCACATCTTTGACCTCGCCCGCTACCTCGTCGGCGAGATCGTGCAAGTCAGTGCGGCGACGGCGTTGCGGGCACTGCATGATGTGCCCGATTTGAATGTGCCTGATGTCGGTGTCGTCAATGTTTGGTTTCAAAACGGTGCGGTCGGGTGCATCGCCAACACTTGCCTGCTCAAGATGGGCTACACGACGGGCTTGCACATCCTCACGCCCGACCTGATTGCTGAAATCACATGGAGTGGCGTTAAATTCATAGAGCCCTATCGCACGGAGGAAATTCGCCACCAGCGCAACGGACACTTTTACGAAAGCGTCGTCTTCGTGGAAGCGGTTCGGACAAAGAACCAAGCGCTCATCCGCAGCGATTACGCCGATGCAGTTAAAACGCTGGCGGCGACTTTGGCGGCGTTGGAATCGGCAGATAAAGGCGGCGTCCCAGTAGAAGTGCCGCGCCTTTAG
- the resA_1 gene encoding Thiol-disulfide oxidoreductase ResA has product MRRLVKGLLLLGAVVGLGIATAAPKQQTPSHHDAACGGCPSESNASSPLSLTGRKVSNHAFVVLANGNGIKEGTLVTIANLLKRDGVRGLVLDFVGTQCPYSRQQLQGVTKAIALQDGKAKGALVATVFVDADAQAVRRALKQRPVNTLVLWDKGGKVARQWQIKATPTVVVVRKDGQVIATYTGMAPPHPDMYQHFFASVLTAVANGSPPPPHPMMGVGGG; this is encoded by the coding sequence ATGAGACGGCTTGTTAAGGGCTTATTGCTTTTGGGTGCGGTCGTGGGATTAGGCATCGCGACAGCAGCCCCCAAACAGCAAACCCCGTCCCACCATGATGCAGCGTGCGGCGGTTGCCCCTCAGAATCCAACGCCTCAAGCCCGCTGAGCCTTACCGGTCGGAAAGTATCCAACCACGCTTTTGTCGTGTTAGCGAACGGCAACGGCATCAAAGAGGGGACGCTGGTGACCATCGCGAACTTGCTCAAACGCGATGGCGTGCGCGGATTGGTGCTGGACTTTGTCGGCACCCAGTGCCCTTATTCGCGCCAGCAATTGCAGGGGGTCACCAAAGCCATCGCCTTACAAGACGGCAAAGCCAAGGGCGCGTTGGTCGCGACGGTGTTTGTAGATGCAGATGCCCAAGCAGTGCGTCGCGCACTGAAACAGCGTCCCGTCAACACCTTAGTGCTCTGGGACAAAGGGGGCAAAGTCGCCCGCCAATGGCAAATCAAGGCGACGCCGACGGTCGTCGTCGTTCGCAAAGACGGGCAGGTCATCGCAACTTACACAGGGATGGCACCGCCACATCCCGACATGTATCAACACTTTTTCGCGAGCGTGCTGACAGCGGTCGCGAACGGCAGCCCGCCCCCACCGCACCCCATGATGGGCGTGGGCGGTGGCTGA
- the comEA_1 gene encoding ComE operon protein 1 codes for MTVRRGFALILVLGLLVLLTLLAAGLAFTVRSEVNIASDFADRVRARYLAQAGLHYALQQLMQDGIGVDGATDVWATELRSRDAQLNFADGQFFVRVVDETGKLNLNTADRTTLVAFFTQLTGDSALAEELADSILDWRDSDDTPNPMGAESDYYLSLPQPYRAKNAPFDSPYELLLVKGMTRDLFYGDPQRGTPPLTDLVTTFSAAPNVDERGQPRVNINTATREQLQSALGDVLTPSEIDAILRFRDGGGQQRPFGGTPPSNQPLTPQSPSGQFLPPSGQPLGSGQRPQPPSGQPRPLQRPMGASPSRGVPSETMVPPPASGNAPSGTPAQRPSPMQTPQQGGRPGGQSGGQGQRRRIQSPLDLLAVLPREKLIAVWERLGTDEAPLQYGVINLNTAPAEVLASLLPENPAAAEDIVAYREQHGEFQSVGELLNIPSLTQSELRQLVSRVTVKSAVFRIRAVGVIGNRKVVHLIEAVVQRQPATAPSAEAPTVNEALTVSETLGSEAAVQPVQFIVRYWRER; via the coding sequence ATGACCGTGCGGCGCGGGTTTGCCCTCATTTTAGTGTTGGGGTTGCTGGTGCTGCTGACTTTGTTGGCAGCGGGTTTGGCGTTCACTGTCCGCAGCGAAGTCAACATCGCCAGCGATTTCGCCGATCGCGTGCGGGCGCGCTACCTTGCCCAAGCAGGTTTGCACTACGCGTTGCAACAGTTGATGCAAGACGGCATCGGCGTGGATGGGGCTACGGATGTTTGGGCGACAGAGTTGCGGTCCCGTGACGCGCAGTTGAACTTTGCCGACGGGCAATTCTTCGTGCGGGTCGTGGACGAAACGGGCAAGTTGAACCTCAACACCGCCGACCGCACGACACTCGTCGCGTTCTTTACGCAATTGACGGGTGATAGCGCCCTCGCCGAGGAGTTGGCGGACAGCATCTTAGACTGGCGGGACAGCGACGATACCCCCAACCCAATGGGGGCGGAAAGCGACTACTACCTGTCGCTACCGCAGCCTTACCGCGCCAAAAACGCGCCTTTTGATAGCCCTTACGAGTTGCTGTTGGTCAAGGGCATGACCCGCGACCTGTTTTACGGCGATCCGCAACGGGGCACGCCGCCGCTGACCGACTTGGTCACGACATTTTCCGCAGCACCCAATGTGGACGAGCGCGGTCAACCCCGCGTCAACATCAACACCGCCACCCGTGAACAGTTGCAATCAGCGTTAGGCGATGTCTTAACACCCAGTGAAATTGACGCCATCTTGCGTTTTCGGGACGGTGGCGGGCAACAGCGCCCGTTCGGTGGCACACCGCCGTCAAACCAACCGCTGACGCCTCAATCGCCATCTGGACAATTTCTACCGCCGTCAGGACAACCGTTGGGTAGCGGGCAGCGCCCTCAACCGCCCAGCGGTCAACCGCGCCCGCTGCAACGCCCGATGGGCGCCAGCCCCTCACGCGGTGTGCCGTCAGAGACGATGGTCCCTCCGCCAGCGTCCGGCAATGCACCCAGCGGCACACCAGCGCAACGACCGTCACCGATGCAAACGCCACAGCAAGGGGGACGCCCCGGTGGGCAATCGGGCGGGCAGGGACAACGACGCCGCATTCAATCGCCGTTAGACCTGCTTGCCGTGCTGCCCCGTGAAAAACTCATCGCCGTGTGGGAACGGCTGGGTACCGACGAGGCACCGCTGCAGTATGGGGTGATTAACCTCAATACGGCGCCGGCGGAAGTGTTAGCGTCGCTGTTACCTGAAAACCCTGCCGCCGCCGAGGATATCGTCGCCTATCGCGAGCAACATGGCGAGTTCCAGAGCGTCGGGGAATTGCTGAACATTCCGTCGCTGACACAATCGGAGTTACGCCAACTTGTCAGCCGCGTGACGGTCAAAAGCGCTGTCTTTCGCATCCGCGCCGTCGGTGTCATCGGTAACCGCAAGGTCGTGCATCTCATAGAGGCTGTCGTGCAACGCCAACCTGCAACCGCACCGTCTGCCGAGGCACCAACTGTCAACGAGGCGCTAACCGTCAGCGAAACGCTTGGTTCGGAGGCAGCCGTTCAACCTGTCCAGTTCATCGTCCGCTACTGGCGTGAGCGGTGA
- the kanE_1 gene encoding Alpha-D-kanosaminyltransferase, protein MHLAMVTSWRVPCGIARYTEELVGALQQLPNCQVTVLPAGPQVWQADGRKVGWWWERSYWCEVARYANDADLVHVQFAPHFFGGFRPLRNLLPFFLSRLRRPTVVTVHEVDVTGHSFQGAFKRWMQRRWWRACLVRRLIATTHFVAEQLRRLGYEAVTVIPMWVPALPHRPSTQAAKERLGVTDKFVLVAFGFIGARRNYEMLLEALPQLPKDTLLVLAGGPHPLDRSGYYARLMQRLSEHPLRQRVFVTGYLPDEAVDEWLAAADVVLAPFQQLSGSASVMRALAHEKPIIASDLPPLRELAEASGALLLVPNDPTAWVAAIERLRTDAEEKRRLMDAARSFARRQTVVHVAQRHWLVYADILTEQGHRSRQ, encoded by the coding sequence ATGCACTTGGCAATGGTCACCAGTTGGCGGGTGCCCTGCGGCATCGCTCGCTATACGGAAGAGTTGGTCGGCGCGCTACAGCAACTGCCCAATTGTCAAGTGACGGTGCTGCCTGCAGGTCCGCAAGTGTGGCAGGCAGACGGGCGCAAAGTGGGTTGGTGGTGGGAGCGGTCTTATTGGTGTGAGGTCGCCCGCTACGCGAACGATGCCGATCTTGTGCATGTGCAGTTTGCCCCCCATTTCTTCGGTGGCTTCCGTCCCTTGCGTAATCTACTGCCTTTTTTCCTGTCTCGGTTGCGTCGCCCTACCGTTGTCACGGTTCACGAGGTGGATGTGACGGGACATTCGTTTCAAGGGGCTTTTAAACGATGGATGCAAAGGCGTTGGTGGCGCGCCTGTCTCGTGCGCCGGCTTATCGCCACGACTCACTTCGTCGCTGAACAGCTGCGGCGGCTGGGCTACGAGGCGGTGACCGTCATCCCGATGTGGGTGCCAGCGCTTCCCCATCGTCCATCAACCCAAGCGGCTAAAGAGCGATTGGGGGTCACGGACAAATTTGTGTTGGTGGCGTTCGGATTTATCGGAGCGCGGCGCAATTACGAAATGCTCCTTGAAGCCCTACCCCAGTTGCCCAAAGACACACTGCTGGTGCTGGCAGGTGGTCCGCACCCGTTAGACCGTTCGGGTTATTACGCCCGATTGATGCAACGCCTTTCTGAGCACCCCCTACGGCAACGGGTGTTCGTCACGGGCTACTTACCTGACGAGGCAGTTGACGAGTGGTTGGCGGCGGCTGATGTCGTTCTCGCGCCGTTTCAACAACTGAGCGGCTCTGCGTCGGTGATGCGAGCACTGGCTCATGAAAAACCCATCATCGCTTCCGATCTACCACCACTGCGAGAATTGGCGGAAGCGTCCGGAGCACTTTTACTGGTGCCCAATGACCCCACGGCGTGGGTGGCAGCCATTGAACGGTTGCGAACCGATGCCGAAGAAAAGCGGCGATTGATGGATGCTGCCCGGTCATTCGCACGGCGCCAAACCGTTGTGCATGTCGCGCAGCGTCACTGGCTCGTTTACGCTGATATTTTAACCGAGCAGGGTCACCGCTCACGCCAGTAG
- the hpcH gene encoding 4-hydroxy-2-oxo-heptane-1,7-dioate aldolase has product MRTNRVRALLQQGKATLGCWLSLGSPAIAAIMGRVGFDWVVVDTEHGALGYDATLLAVHELLATETVPVVRVAWNDVALIKRALDTGALGILVPMVMNADEAKRAVDAAKFPPQGARSVGGFLAQLWHGDDYFVAANDHILVAVQVEHHEAVRQVREICRVDGVDVVFVGPNDLAASLGLTGTPFRDNSRWQAAVQAVVDAANEFGKAAGIQTASADEARQRFAQGFRFVAVSSDARLLHQTLQQTVATVRSAMDQ; this is encoded by the coding sequence ATGCGCACTAACCGCGTGCGGGCGCTGTTGCAACAGGGCAAAGCGACACTGGGTTGCTGGCTGAGCCTCGGTTCACCCGCCATCGCCGCCATCATGGGGCGGGTCGGTTTTGATTGGGTCGTCGTGGACACGGAACACGGCGCGTTGGGCTATGACGCCACGCTGCTGGCAGTGCACGAACTGTTGGCGACGGAGACCGTGCCCGTCGTGCGGGTCGCATGGAACGATGTCGCCCTGATCAAGCGGGCGCTGGACACGGGCGCGTTGGGCATCTTGGTGCCGATGGTGATGAACGCGGATGAAGCCAAACGGGCGGTGGACGCCGCCAAATTTCCGCCGCAAGGCGCCCGCAGCGTCGGCGGTTTCCTGGCACAACTGTGGCACGGCGATGACTACTTCGTCGCTGCCAACGACCACATCCTCGTCGCCGTGCAAGTGGAGCATCACGAGGCTGTGCGGCAAGTGCGGGAAATTTGCCGCGTGGACGGCGTGGATGTCGTGTTCGTCGGTCCAAATGATTTGGCGGCGTCGCTGGGGTTGACAGGCACGCCGTTCCGCGATAACTCCCGTTGGCAAGCCGCTGTGCAAGCGGTCGTGGACGCCGCCAACGAATTCGGCAAAGCCGCCGGCATCCAAACGGCATCGGCGGACGAAGCGCGCCAACGGTTCGCGCAAGGTTTTCGGTTCGTCGCCGTTTCGTCCGATGCGCGGTTGCTGCACCAAACCTTGCAGCAAACGGTCGCAACGGTGCGTTCGGCGATGGACCAATAG
- the degU gene encoding Transcriptional regulatory protein DegU, with the protein MRTRRGDGKHALQESVSLIIADDHPLFLLGLRTFLEQHTNYCVVGEANNADQILRCAQQMPADIVIMDLSIARSTDFKVIRQLRTINPNTKVLILTGYATPEMLVNSIRAGAIGYLSKESDPSLLLLALQSIQQGKPWIQREFTERLLQALTNPVPGWRQLSPREQEVLRLVAQGLSNKEIARLLQIRPGTVKEHVTRILRKLNLRNRTEATLYALRVLELSDLTPLTPPTLPTQTEPLRWH; encoded by the coding sequence ATGAGGACGCGCCGGGGAGACGGTAAACATGCCCTGCAAGAGAGCGTTTCGCTTATCATCGCCGATGATCACCCTTTGTTTTTGCTGGGCTTGCGCACCTTCTTGGAGCAGCACACGAACTATTGCGTCGTCGGCGAAGCCAACAACGCCGACCAGATCCTGCGCTGTGCCCAGCAAATGCCGGCGGATATCGTCATCATGGACTTATCCATCGCCCGTTCTACAGACTTCAAAGTCATCCGGCAACTGCGGACAATCAACCCCAACACCAAGGTGCTGATTTTAACGGGTTACGCCACACCCGAGATGTTGGTTAACAGCATCCGCGCCGGAGCGATCGGTTACCTTTCCAAAGAAAGCGACCCCTCTTTGCTGCTATTGGCGTTGCAGTCCATCCAGCAAGGCAAGCCATGGATCCAACGCGAGTTCACCGAGAGGCTCTTGCAAGCCCTGACGAACCCGGTGCCTGGCTGGCGTCAACTGTCCCCCCGCGAACAGGAAGTGCTGCGCTTGGTCGCACAAGGATTGAGCAACAAAGAGATTGCCCGTCTCCTCCAAATTCGTCCTGGCACGGTGAAAGAACATGTCACCCGCATCTTGCGGAAACTGAACTTGCGCAACCGCACCGAAGCGACCCTTTATGCTTTGCGGGTGCTTGAACTCAGCGACCTAACGCCCCTCACTCCTCCGACACTGCCGACACAGACAGAACCGCTGCGTTGGCACTGA